In the Hevea brasiliensis isolate MT/VB/25A 57/8 chromosome 8, ASM3005281v1, whole genome shotgun sequence genome, atgaaatttgatggatacttattgattgaaaaatattgcaaatggtttgaaaccacagctatcatgtatatttgattgaattcctcgctagcttgtctagtgggacgaattggctttgaattccctctctggctgaagtgttgaggtgtgtcagttaaggacgaataggatgagtactcatataattgctagctagctatgttattcctcattagccattgtcttttgggatgaattggactttgtaaatatgattaagctgtgtgtgtaatttattgatatttattgagatattatgaaatagagtttaattctttatgccaatctctgtcttttaaatttaactatgattttaagtatccacagttcatatgatttatggtttatagttttaaattgtattttcttaatgttgtgcaccactgagacattggctcagcgatagctttttcattgtcgccgcagtagacgCATGCATGCAGcagtagcagagtaggctgcttgtgctatattttgggattctgccgggtatattgagtataccaccttttttgtaattttttttattgtaatgtatgtgcactgtatgtatatattgtacttggtcttgagcagttgtaaactaaagttgtaatatatttctcttatctcagcttttgaactactcagtcattttgtaatATGTCTTTGGAAATActggaaattgatgttgaattgagtttgacaaattttgggaaaattgatttgtgttgagccatattggagtttgggattgatcaaatatattggaagtgctttttataagtttttgaagaactgttttcttaaaaatacagacggcactctgcagaaattttgcagaaattactgatacttcatatcTGTTATTTGgattcactttagttaaaaaaaaaaaaatctaacacctgtctaaagtgctcaccactgtaaaaaggaataagaaaaggtttaaaatcccttgtagtatatttaatggattatcagtagacatagtttggtaattcattaggtatactatgggatcatgttatgccttatggaggggtaatgtgtgacatgttttagtggtatcagagctagtttttaaattctcttttaacctgtaatttgaatattatttcttcatagtataactgctcaatgtcatagtttgatacatacagtacattacattataaatatgcactaacgggaggaaatctccttgtgttatttgttcaggagataaaatatcctctaattgactatggaagaaggggaccattcagtcgatcaatcaatagaggctgaggtataaggggaagccccagtccttcataatgtgagtggatcagctgcactagCCTCCTCAGTACcatagttccctgctcagtttacttagcagatggctacaatgttccaacagatggctggtaacatgcctactcaagccccactgcagacaccagtggtgcaaccacagccttcagctaggcagtatgataagatgattaaatatggggctactgagttcaaggggatagtagatccactagaggcagaacaatggttggagagaatggatagggtgttcaagaaactacactgtatagaggagctaagatttgagtattcagtgtcactattatagggggatgcatatgactgatggaaaaccattcctcatagtttggaggaacctccagtgctaacctgggatgatttTCTTCGggagttcagataaaaatatgtcccagatgcttaTATGGACCAGAAActataggagttcttaagtctgaaacagggaagtagatcagtggtagaatatgaaagggagttttcctgcctgagccactatgcaggaagtctcctttctaccagcaaggaaagatgtaagagttttgaaactggcttgaagcctagtctcaGACTATAAGTGgccggattcaaacataataacttctctgagctcatttctcaagcacttgaattagaaagaattgagtcagaagcggccccagagaaaaagaaatcagagaagacagaaaaagagaaagagtggAAGTCGGTAGATCAGAGTtgtagtggtcctactgggaagagaaagaactttgggggacacaacaggggtggtaaaaagactagtaggggaagatattcgggacagaaacctcctctatctggtcagcagacagcaagaagttcctaccctccctgtcaatgcgaaacttgtggaagaaatcatggtggggtgtgctacaaggctacaggagcctattataactgcaGGGGTATAGGACTTTTTGCCAAAgattgcaccagtgcccgtagaattggccacctcctactactgtagaagggtcagttcagaatcctgttaccagaggttcacaaccacctattagaggtagaggcaggggtagaggtagtccatcaggTAGCCAAGGCATAGTAAATTAGTCAGAGTAAggtagtgcttcagccagagtctacacaatgagatagagggaagaggctaagacatctgatattgtggctagtaccttctcaacttttaatcaatatatgtttgtgttatttgatccgggttctacccattcctatgtgagtgcaAGTATCATTGATTCCATTGCTGTTCCTTGTACAAAAATAGACTTTGAGATGCTAGTAACAAttctgctaggacaagaggttagggtcaatagaatgtatagagattgtcctttggtgatccaaggacatatttttctatctgatctgattgaaatgccctttagagattatgatatcatcttgggcatggattagttagctaggcatcacgccatgattgactgtaaactgaagatagtcacttttggtctccctcagtatagtgatgtggtaatacacgaggaaaggcagctattgccatcaaacattattttagctgcactagccagaaaaatgatcagaaaggggtgtgaagcatacttggcacatgtggtagacacccaagtgaggagtccagcattaagggacatccctatagtatatgactttccagatgtgttacttgatgaattgccaggattacctccataaAGAGAAGtatagtttgagattaatgttatgcatggtgtggatccaatctccataacaccatatagaatggcaccagcagaattaaaggagttaaaggtacagttgcaagagctacttgaaaagggcttcatccgccctagtgtgtcaccttggggagcgccagtattgtttgttaagaagaaagatggcactctccacttatgtattgactaccggcagttgaataaggtgacaataaagaatagatatctattgcctcgcattgatgatctatttgatcagttgaagggtgcagctgtgttctccaaaattgatttgtgatttggttattatcagttgaaagtgcaagagcagagtattccaaaaactacttttagaactcgatatggccactatgagtttttggtaatgccattttgggtaactaatgctccagctgcttttatggatctaatgaacactatcttcagaccatatctcaaccagtttgtggtggtgtttattgatgatattttgatatattcgaggaatgcagagaagcatgacagacatctgcggattgtactacaaacctAAAGGGAGAaaaaaattatcgaaatgtgaattttggctaagagaaatctctttcttgggacatattgtgtcagctgaagggatcaaggtaaattacagcaaggtagaagctatacttaattggaagccacccaggaatatcactgaaattcgcagttttatgggtttagctggatactactgctgatttgtgaaaggattttctatgttagcttctccacttaccaagatgcttcggaaagatgtgaaatttcagtggatagataaatgccaacagagttttgatgagttgaagaagtgtttgactgaagctccagtccttactttacctaccccgggtaaagaatacacagtttatagtgatgcttctcacaatgggttaggcattATACtaatgcaagattggaatgtctttgcatatgcatcacgccagctaaaaccgcacgagaggaactatccgacacatgacttggagctagcaactattgtttttgctctgaagatctggagacattacttatatggggagaagtgttatatctacacagatcacaagagcttgaagtatttgggaactcagaaagaattgaacttgagacagaggagatggttagaactgattaaagactatgattgcttaatagactatcagccagggaaagcaaatgtggtggctgacgccttaagtcacaagactatggtaagtctcaaagtttctcctttgtccatgatacatgagttgaaagcacagcatgccagtttggagactgatgatgagggacaaacagtagttgcatggcatgtacaaccagtgttgattgatcagatcagaatagctactcagaatgatgaaaaatatcagaagctactgaaagaagtttagcagggtaagaaacctgaattctctgtaagggatgatggtttattactacatcagggtagaatgtgcattcctaatgatgtggaattgagacagatcattatgaaggaagcacatgagtctccttttactatgtatcctggtggaactaaaatgtacagagggctaaaagagcattactggtggatgggtatgaaaagggatgtagctaattttctctccaaatgcctaacttgttaacaagtgaaggcagaatatCAAGCACCAGCTGGTtaattacatccattgccagtacaagAGTGGAAaagggaatgaataactatggattttgtgatgagacttccgaggacacagaaggactatgatgcagtatgggtcatagttgacagactgatcaaatctgctcactttctgccagtccggatggactatagcctggaaagattggccagattgtacatagatgagattgtaagactgcatggagtgccagtatcgattgtatctgacagagatcctagattcacttctaaattctggggtagtcttcagagagccctaggaactagattgaacttaagcaccacattccatccacagacagatgatcAGTCTGAGAggctaattcagatcttggaggatatgctacgagcttatgtgattgagtttaaaggtagttgggatacacatttgcctttgattgagtttgcttataacaacagctaccaatcaagcattgggatgcctccatatgaagctttgtatggaagaaagtgcataactcccctatgttgggatgaagtaggtgaaagaaagatgattggcctataaattgttcagcagacagaggaaaagatcagattgatcagagatcgactcaaggctacatcagagcatcagaagtcctatattgatctgaagagaagagatattgaatatgcagtgggtgataaggtattcctcaaagtttctccttggaagaggattatgagatttcgcaaaaaggggaaactgagtcctcgttttatcggaccatatgaggttctagaaagagtgggtcctttagcatatcggttgtcattacctccagagctggaaaggatacacagtgtctttcatgtgtccatgttaaggagatacagatctgacccatctcatgttctatcagttgaagagattgaggtaaattgagacctttcatatgaggaagaacccatagagattctggcatatgaggtgaagcagctaaagaGTAAATAGATACCCCTGGTTAaaatgctgtggaaccatcattcaggccaggaagctacttgggacatgaggagacagcacccacagctgttcaaagactgatgcttggtaaaatttcgagacaaaatttattttaagtaggggagaattgtaacacccctatatttggtagtgcgttctactgtttcggtgaccagtgtatgtttggacagctaaaatgcctggaactacacttaaatattaatgaggagacataaaataatgaaatacaatagaggaaaatacaagaaaaacaaaggaaaaataagagcaatgaaatgtaactaagttaaacgagctaaaaaccgtagcgatgggtgaccgcactggaaagttatagcgtggaccattgactaaccctagactgcggggaaccttgggAAATATttctaagacttaaataaacatctattgaagtataaatgacattggaaatatcaaaaaaaaattaattaattagtacaaagaaaaatgagaaatcgagaaactgattaaaatctgtgttaccgaaaaatcgggaatacaatccgaataggggcattttggtcgtttgacaccccgagttgccttttgacctaaatttccattaaaaataaatgatattaaactttgaaaatgccataaaaattagaagTCAAATACATAGAATAAATAAAGGAAATCCTAGGGGTGTAATTTAAATTAACTAAAGTTGATTATTATAATGCTTAGgatgattagtggagcactatgggattaaataaACCTTTACGTGGACAGATGTAAAAGCCATTTGGGACAGAAgatgaattcatcttcaacctctcaaaataaTGGCCAAATGGAactccatggaaactccatggccgaaacATGAACAACCACCATGcacctccattcaagccctcatttcacctcaacttcttcattaaagcttgcctacacaACTTGGTCaagagattggcagcaagaaggaaAGGTAatgatgagtttttaacaagcttcaaattaaGTAAGTGTTCATTTCCTttccctttcttcattaaagtttgtgtggctgttgtggtgagttgatttatggaagaaatgttgaggtttaATGAGTTAGGGTGATGTTCTATTTTCAATAGCCATAGAAGTTTCAAAGTGTTTAGCTTGattttacatgtaattgatgggaaATCATGTTGATCAATGTCATAAGATGTTTTAGCCAATGTAttttatgtatatgtgtgaattatgaatgtaaagtgagattatgtattgaaattgggaagcttgatgtatatgagcaattgggtagccttgtgatgcatggtagagtgtttaaattcatgaaatagtttagtaaattatggtaccaaggatggcaaaatgtgtatgtaattattggtgagaaattagatgtgttaatgagagGTATTCATGTGTAAGTATTATTGAAATTGGATATTATGAAATGgaagtgtaattgatgtattgtgaaCTATTATATTctacccaagttgacctaaatgtgatgtgttAAGTAGTTATGGTttagtaccaattcagaatttggtagagaagtagacttataacaaggttaatgtgtatttggattagtgtttgagagacatataaaggggcagtatgcaaatgagcctataaccctaagtgtgtgactccaattggtatgaggccaattggaggtgaaactaggcacaaaatgcaccaactttcatgttggaagcctacctaaattctatccagaaagtgacatgaaaattgaccaaatttggattgGTGACATtgtaaacctgaaaattgaccatttgaacagcaatcagtattttggccataactcactcaaaacaagtccaaatgacctgaaatttataccgatggaaagcttagacatagggctacatcttttgtacatatcacaaaacccaaaaatgacataagcaagtcaaaatgcttgcaaaagttcgagtataaaaactgccagaatcggaaatgacctaaaaatgacctaagtttgccattttagtgcaacctgtccaacattggtaaaatgaacataacttggtctagtacagtctaaatgacctaaaatttgtggcaaaagttcaataagacatagacctacaagtttgtaattctgaccagaacccaaaaaccgaggaaactagttcatccggctaggtcaaaacagcataccaaaatccgataaattgcaataaaatgcaatacacttgaaaataaaattggtaacatataccaacactaaaggactataaaatatgataaattaggaacattagaattgactcacttagagtacattaacggtcaacattataggttgactaatgaaagaaatagtattaaataaattgaattattgaaccttattattagaaacaatttaactgagtactgaaatacattaaattgtgtgtttcagttagcaaagactcagggaaggggaaagaaacactgactcaaggccaagaggctactcatcaaaggtttgtgcataatagttatttcttttgaattttcaattgaaataaattatgacaatttgtatattATTGCTTAAATTTTCGAAAAtatgtttgaatgaaatttgatggatacttattgattgaaaaatattacaattggtttgaaaccacagctattatgtatatttgattaaattcctcgctagcttgtctagtgggacgaattggctttgaattccctctttggctaaATTGTTGTGGTTTTTgtcagttgaggatgaataggatgagtactcatataattgctagctagctatgttattcctcattagccattggcttttaggacgaattggactttggaaacatgattaagctgtgtgtgtgatttattgatatttattgagatattgtgaaataaagtttaattctttatggcattctctgtcttttgaatttaactatgattttaagtatccacagtttatatgatttatggtttttagttttaaattgtattttcttaatgttgtgcagcactgagacattggctcagcgataggtttttcattgctgtcacaggtagatagatagatagagcagcagagtagcctgcttgtgctacattttgggattctgccaggtatattgagtataccactttttttgtaatttttttgttataatctttgtgcactgtatgtatttattatacttggtcttgagcagttgtaaactaaagttctaatatatttctcttatctcagcttttaaacTGCTCAGTCATTtggtagtctatctttggaaatactggaaattgatgttgaattgagtttgacaaatattgagaaaattgatttgtgttgagccatattggagtttggaattgaacaaatatattggaagtactttttataggtttttgaagaactgttttattcaaaatacagatggcactctaccaaaatttttacagaaattactgatacttcatatttgttatttggattcacttaagttaaaaaaataaaaaaatctaacACCTGtctaaagtgctcaccactgtaaaaaggaataagaaaaggtttaaaatcccttgtagtatatttaatgagttatcaatagacaaagtttggtaattcgttaggtatactacgggatcatgttatgccttacggaggggtagggtgtgacaatatgtATCAAAATGGGTGGAAGCAATAGCCACACTAACAAATGATGACAGAGTGGTAACCAAATTCCTTAAGAAGTACATCTTCACATGATGTGACACCCCAAGGGCAAtcatcagtgatggaggaagtcacttctgcaattaGCAATTTGAGACattattaaagaaatatggagtgactcacaaggtggcaacaccttACCAccctcaaaccagtggtcaagtgAAAGTttcaaacagggaactgaagcaaATCCTTGAGAAAATGGTTAATTGTTCAAGGAAGGGTTGGTTTTTAAAACTAGATGATTCATTGTGGacctaccgcactgcatataaaactcccATTGGAACAACCCCCTTTTGTTTGGTTTATAGGAAATCATGCTACCTCCCAGTCGAGCTTGAACACAAGGCCTATTGGGCGATTCAAACATTAAACTTTGACTTAAAAGCCACTAGAGAAAAGAGGCTTCTACAACTCAACGAACTAGATGAAATTAGGCAAGATGCCTATGAAAATGCCAAGATCTTTAAGgacaaaaccaaaagatggcacaaCAAGCGCATAACCAGGAAAGAAATCAAGGAAGGAGACCATGTCCTACTATTCAACTCAAGGCTAAAGCTCTTCCCAGGAAAGCTATGTTCAAGATGGTCCGGACCCTTCAAGGTCACTCAAATCTTCCCATATGGAGTAGTTAAAGTATGGAGTGAAACCTCCAGTGCCTTCAaggttaatgggcagagattgaAGCCATACTTCTCAGAAGACACAATTGAGAAAGGATTCACACAATCCTACAGTAATCCTCCAATCCAGTCATAAAGCTGAAAGACAATCGAGCTAACGGCTATAAATAAGTGCTACTCGGGAGGCAACCCaagatttttaaattttctttatgatttaatttccttttttatgTTACTTCTCATTTTGTAGGCACCCTACTCTTCACATTGCACATAGGATAAGAGAAATGCAAAAGAGGAGAAGAGATCACCAAGTCTAATCCATGTAAGAGAGGAAACCATAAAATAGGGGAGTATTTTTATTGCTAACTTCTATTAGCATTTAGTTCTTTCACATAAAAACATGTTAGCATAAACTTCTGAAGAGTTAGAATAAGAAAATACCCTTTGAAAGCACAAAAAATTTTGCCCATAAAGTTACACAGGTTAGGCCGTGTAATGGTACATGCCCCATGTAACATTCTGGACTAGAAAGCTCATAGATATATGCACTCTGAAAAGTTACACGAGTCACCCCATGTGAAGACACACGTCCCGTGTAACCAGAAAAGTCAAAAAACAAGGTTGGGATAAACTAGGGCAAAAACTTATATGGGCCTCTTTTCCTCATCACACGGCCCTGTGTAAGGTGGGAAAAATAGGAATACATaggcagaaagttacacagggcaTCCCGTGTAAtagtacatgacccgtgtacctgTCTGAGAATAGAACTAGAGAAACAAAACGTTACATGAGATGGGCTGTGCAGTGATTCACGGGCCCGTGTAAAACATCACAAAAAGTGCACCGAAAAGCCAGGAAAATGTTTCTAAACGCCATCTTTGCCCCTTTAAATGCCTTCTAACCGTTACTCACCCTTTAAACTCCTATAAATCCCCCTCTTTCCAAAGATTTCCTCACAAGTTTTCCTCTCCATCTTGATTCCCCTCTGCAAACCCTAAAAACTTCTTCATTCTTTCCTCTTCCATGGCACCAATAAAGAGAGCCTCAGGTAGAATTAGCTCATCATCTTAAAGAGGCCGTGATTTACCATTCCCAACCTCTCAACCTCTACCCCGACGCTCAAGAACTTATCGAACCCCACAATAaaaaccacaaccacaacctccacaaCACCAGTAAACCCAACAACCACCAGAACCTGAATTCTCCTTTCcatttgcataatatatttatatgcaatagaaaaggtccattgatattttcttagaaattctatccttaagttgttaagaatatgagtgatagtatttctggcacaaagtatcataaattggttcacaattgaggatacttcacaataaggacatgacttattcagaaagattgtaatcatgtttgttcctaagttatttatatgagatgtaaataagatggaatgttgagtctcatgccatataacaaacatgataggcacttatgcatgacaagtaggtcgaaccagtgacacttatgataagcatgtggagtttacttttatcaatgcattgtcataaatcatatcagtgcatataatctttagacctgagataacacagttatcttatatataggtgatatgaatttgatactgctttcatacttgcactgtgtatgggtatatgggcatgtgttggctcctaccagttatatatagagataggtattgatcaagatgaaatctattaccctaagtaaatagggataaaattctatgttcatttaattgttcttgatgttttaagttcctggccaggacaaatagatttaatcagaaaagagtttctgatgagaaaatctttttaatcaagaactggaattaaaagataacataatattcatagcaaatggagtttgacataaaccatgactccagctcaaattgggattt is a window encoding:
- the LOC110637047 gene encoding uncharacterized protein LOC110637047 → MVNCSRKGWFLKLDDSLWTYRTAYKTPIGTTPFCLVYRKSCYLPVELEHKAYWAIQTLNFDLKATREKRLLQLNELDEIRQDAYENAKIFKDKTKRWHNKRITRKEIKEGDHVLLFNSRLKLFPGKLCSRWSGPFKVTQIFPYGVVKVWSETSSAFKVNGQRLKPYFSEDTIEKGFTQSYSNPPIQS